In one window of Lacticaseibacillus casei DSM 20011 = JCM 1134 = ATCC 393 DNA:
- the ppx gene encoding exopolyphosphatase — protein sequence MTHHFAVIDLGSNSARMTIWSIDQEVVKPVKRLKEMVRLSEDMGTSRTLQPAAMDRTLKALQGFKAELDKYEDISLKAVATAAVRQAKNQKAFLKRVKNEAGLTISVIPGMREAEYDFLGVVNTLPIQNALIMDTGGASTELVLVQNRKLQHLVSIPFGSVNLSERFLSPDVISAAEYFSLSTFIHQTFNSVWWLRRAQNLPIVALGGSNRTLAKIERRKEKLADFEAIHGYRMPTQQANNIFKEILSSDLATREAIPGLAKYRADIIVGGLVPVISMIRYLDSDRLTFSQFGLREGALYGHLNSRAVAQREH from the coding sequence ATGACGCATCACTTCGCAGTAATTGACCTTGGCAGTAATTCTGCCCGGATGACGATCTGGTCGATTGATCAGGAAGTCGTGAAACCGGTCAAGCGACTCAAGGAAATGGTGCGCTTGTCTGAAGATATGGGGACGTCGCGAACCCTTCAGCCAGCAGCCATGGACCGAACATTGAAGGCGTTACAAGGGTTCAAAGCCGAACTGGATAAGTATGAAGATATTTCCTTAAAAGCCGTTGCCACGGCAGCGGTTCGCCAAGCCAAGAACCAAAAGGCCTTTCTTAAGCGGGTCAAAAACGAGGCTGGCTTGACGATTAGCGTGATTCCCGGCATGCGTGAAGCCGAGTATGACTTTTTAGGGGTGGTCAATACGCTGCCGATTCAAAACGCCTTAATCATGGATACTGGCGGCGCATCGACTGAACTGGTTTTGGTGCAGAATCGTAAGCTTCAGCATCTGGTATCGATTCCATTCGGGTCGGTCAATTTGTCCGAACGCTTTTTGAGCCCGGATGTTATTTCGGCAGCGGAGTATTTTTCCCTGAGTACGTTCATTCACCAAACTTTCAATAGCGTTTGGTGGCTGCGGCGAGCCCAGAATCTGCCAATTGTGGCACTGGGTGGGAGTAACCGGACATTAGCCAAAATCGAACGCCGCAAAGAAAAACTTGCGGATTTCGAAGCGATTCATGGTTATCGGATGCCAACCCAGCAAGCGAACAATATTTTTAAAGAGATTCTGAGTTCTGATCTGGCGACCCGGGAAGCCATTCCAGGATTAGCGAAGTATCGGGCGGACATTATTGTGGGCGGCTTGGTGCCGGTGATTTCCATGATCCGGTATCTTGATTCCGATCGGCTGACCTTTTCCCAGTTTGGGCTACGTGAAGGTGCGCTTTATGGTCACCTCAACAGCCGGGCCGTGGCGCAGCGGGAGCATTAG
- a CDS encoding RNA degradosome polyphosphate kinase, protein MKKLDFSKPRYFNNRELSWLAFNDRVLEEARDKNNPLLERVRFLGITQSNLDEFFNIRVASLKKMVTVNYDKPDAAGMKPQEQLDAISKTAHAMVEKQYNTLVRSLTPKLAAVDIQLLHPSDLNQKQRDFVSDYFHYELYPVLTPMGVDPTRPFPFLGNNSLNLAIRLVRPEDSEDDKSRSFAMVQVPDVFPRVLRLPGGDNVFILLEEVIRMFVGELFVGADIKETATFRVTRDMDMDVAEEDASDLMKEIQSQLKKRQRGKVMRLEIEAGMGKHLRKRLTKAMNVKDEDIYEIHGPIDLNFLSKLVKQVHGHKELLFKPFTPYMDPAFERESIFDVIKERDVFMQHPYDSFQPVIDFIREAAQDPQVLAVKMTLYRVSSKSPIIRYLKQAAENGKQVTVLVELKARFDEENNVHWAQELEHAGCHVIYGLVGLKTHCKLALVVRREEEGIKRYMHMATGNYNDVTARLYTDMGLFTCNNEIGEDASNIFNMLSGFSEPPYFHKLVIAPLGIRDYLMDRIDEEIAAAKAGRKALIQMKMNSLSDTAMIEKLYEASHGGVEIHLLVRGICNLKVGIPGVSDNITVHSIVGQLLEHSRIYYFYADGQENVYLSSADLMNRNLSRRVELLFPILQDDIRERIIKIFGIMWDDNVKTRVLQPDSTWTRVQLRGVTKLNAQAYFIKHAVAMGEALRREEIDQAPEDLHATHAFIPMTAPKEDDDA, encoded by the coding sequence ATGAAGAAGCTTGATTTTTCCAAACCACGCTATTTTAATAACCGCGAGCTAAGTTGGCTTGCGTTTAATGACCGGGTATTAGAAGAAGCCCGGGATAAAAATAATCCGCTTCTGGAACGCGTCCGTTTTCTGGGCATCACCCAAAGTAATCTGGACGAGTTCTTCAACATTCGGGTTGCTTCGTTAAAGAAAATGGTGACGGTTAATTATGACAAACCGGATGCAGCCGGCATGAAACCGCAGGAACAACTTGATGCGATTTCCAAGACGGCGCACGCCATGGTGGAAAAGCAATACAACACATTGGTGCGATCGTTGACGCCAAAATTGGCGGCAGTGGATATTCAGTTACTGCATCCTAGCGATTTGAATCAGAAGCAGCGGGATTTTGTGTCAGACTATTTTCACTATGAACTTTATCCGGTTCTGACGCCGATGGGAGTCGACCCGACTCGGCCGTTCCCGTTTCTGGGCAACAACAGCCTGAACTTGGCGATTCGCCTGGTTCGGCCAGAAGATAGCGAAGATGATAAGTCGCGTTCATTTGCCATGGTTCAGGTGCCGGATGTGTTCCCGCGCGTTTTGCGGCTGCCCGGCGGTGACAACGTGTTTATTTTACTTGAAGAAGTCATCCGGATGTTCGTCGGTGAGTTGTTCGTCGGCGCCGATATCAAGGAAACGGCAACGTTCCGCGTGACCCGCGATATGGATATGGACGTGGCTGAAGAAGATGCTTCCGACCTGATGAAAGAGATTCAGTCACAACTTAAAAAACGTCAGCGCGGCAAGGTCATGCGCCTGGAAATTGAGGCAGGCATGGGCAAACACCTGCGGAAGCGGCTGACCAAGGCGATGAATGTCAAAGACGAAGACATTTACGAAATTCATGGGCCGATCGATCTGAATTTTCTCAGCAAGCTTGTGAAGCAGGTTCACGGCCATAAAGAGCTTTTGTTTAAACCATTCACGCCTTATATGGATCCGGCGTTTGAGCGCGAATCGATCTTTGACGTCATCAAGGAACGCGATGTGTTCATGCAACATCCCTATGACAGTTTTCAGCCAGTCATTGATTTTATCCGTGAAGCTGCCCAGGATCCGCAAGTCTTAGCGGTGAAAATGACCCTGTATCGCGTGTCGAGCAAATCGCCGATTATCCGTTACCTGAAGCAGGCCGCTGAAAATGGTAAGCAGGTCACTGTCTTAGTCGAATTGAAAGCTCGATTCGACGAAGAAAACAACGTGCATTGGGCGCAAGAACTTGAACATGCTGGCTGCCACGTCATTTATGGTTTGGTTGGCCTCAAAACCCATTGTAAGTTGGCGCTTGTTGTTCGGCGCGAAGAAGAAGGGATCAAACGTTACATGCACATGGCGACCGGGAATTACAACGACGTCACCGCCCGACTTTACACCGATATGGGATTGTTCACCTGCAACAACGAAATTGGTGAAGATGCTTCGAACATTTTCAACATGCTGTCCGGCTTTTCGGAGCCACCGTATTTCCACAAGCTGGTCATCGCGCCGCTTGGCATTCGCGATTATTTGATGGATCGGATCGACGAAGAAATCGCCGCGGCCAAAGCCGGTCGCAAAGCCTTAATTCAGATGAAGATGAATTCGCTGTCCGACACTGCCATGATCGAGAAGCTTTATGAAGCCTCGCATGGCGGGGTCGAAATCCATCTACTGGTTCGCGGCATTTGCAACTTGAAAGTCGGGATTCCCGGCGTTTCGGATAACATCACCGTTCATTCGATTGTCGGTCAGTTGCTGGAACACAGCCGAATTTATTACTTTTACGCCGATGGTCAGGAAAACGTCTATCTTTCCTCAGCTGATTTGATGAATCGCAATTTAAGTCGACGCGTGGAGCTGCTTTTCCCGATTCTACAAGACGATATTCGCGAGCGCATCATCAAGATCTTCGGGATTATGTGGGACGATAATGTTAAAACCCGCGTTCTCCAGCCGGATAGCACTTGGACCCGCGTGCAATTGCGCGGCGTGACCAAGCTTAATGCACAGGCTTATTTCATTAAACATGCAGTCGCCATGGGTGAAGCATTGCGGCGTGAAGAAATTGATCAGGCACCTGAGGATTTGCACGCAACGCACGCATTTATTCCCATGACGGCACCAAAGGAGGATGATGATGCATGA